The genomic DNA TCTAGCCGTGGAAGGCGTTAAAAACGCCCAGTTGACTTGGGTGTCTTGAATAAAGCCTGCGAGATTGTTCATGCGGTCAAACTCGGAGGGGACGCAGATGGTTCCACCAGCAGCCAATGTGGTGAAGATTTCATAGATGCTCACGTCGAATGCGTATGAGGAAAAATGCAGGACACGACTGCTGGATGTAACTCTCATCCCCGCGCTGTGATGGGAAATGCTCGTCGAGAGTGTGCGATGGGGCATCTCAATGCCTTTGGGATGACCGGTACTACCGGACGTAAAGATGATAAATGCGAGGTCTTCCGGGGTTCCGCCCCAGGTCTCCAAAGTGAAGGGAAATTCCGGCTGCGAAGAGTCGCTCTGGGCCGCAAGGAAGGATACATTGACAACAGTGGGACAGAGACCGGACGTCAGCGTGGCAGTTGCATGACTGTGGACCAAGATACCTGTGCCGGCGATCTGAAGGATATCTCGCACCCTTTGTCGCGGAGCCAGTAAATCGATCAGCACGCATGTGCCTCTAGCGAGGAGAACGCCCAGGATGACTGCAATGCTCCACCTGCTGCGGTCCAGGCAGACAGCTACAGGAGTTCCTCGGGTCACCCCATACCTCTGTAGTTGCCGCGCAAAGAACGATGAGTGTGCCCAGAGTTCCCGATACGTCCATGAGCCATCCCAGGAAATAATAGCAGACGCCTGAGGTCGACGGGAGCACTGAGCAAAAATCAACTCCTGCAAGAAGCGATTGTCGGCTGGGGGCATGGAACTGTTCCATTGTTGTACTTGCTCGATGTCCCGTGGCCCGATAAAGCTAATATCTCCAATCCGTCCTGTTGCAAGCGTATAGATGTGTCGCAAGACATGCTCGAACTGATGAGCCATTCGCTCCACCTCATCGTGGCCTATTACTTGCGCGTCATATGTAATATCGAACGAAATCGCGCTCTTGTTAGCGCTAGTACGAAAGACGAGCATCATCGCGTATGACGAGAACGCGGTGTAGTCCATCCCAGTCTGTGTCGTTCCCCCGATAATGGAAAAGTTTCCAGCTTCGTTCTTCTCACAATCCACGTCACTATCTGTGGGAGCTTCAATGATAAGCAAAGTCTGGAAGCGGCAAGCTTCGGAGGCATCTCTACTACACCGGCTGATGCGCTGCAGGCCAGCCTGTTCGTAGGGAATCATGCGTGCGAGAGCGTCCTGGACATGGTCCAGCGCCATCTCCACGGTATCTTCCTCGTTGACTCGAATGCGCGTCGGGACGGTTGCAATTGTTGGACCCACGATATTCTCAACCCCCGGTACGTCAGCACTACGCCCGTTGACTGTCACCCCGTATACGGTCTCGTCCGCGTCTGTATAGTGGGCAACGAGTAACGACCAGGCAAGGTGAATATAGGTAGCGGCGGTATGCTCCTCCTTTCCGGTTGAGGCCAAGTTTCTCACCACATGGCGATGCGATGCGTTTACGCGCGGCCGATAGTTACCAGATGGCAAGGTCGGGAATATCGGTGCATTCACGCCGGCGAGCTCGGAGGCCCAGAACTCGTCTGCCCCTTGTAGCTCTTGCGTGTATTGAATGAAAGAGCGGTATGAGGTGCTCGGTAACAGATCCCGCCCAATGTAGGCACGATGTAGTTGCTCATGAACCAAGCGGAGCGACCAGCCATCCCAGATTGAGTGGTGGattgtcatcatcagctGCCGATGTCGAGGGCGATAGCGAAACCGAACCAAAGGCACACCGATCTTGGTGATCTCGAGTGCTTCCCCGTCGCTAGAGAGGAGCATCTCGTCGGTTTCTTCCTCCCACACGAAGTCATCGACGATCACCGCTTGCATGAGTCCCTCGTGGGTTTCAATGATACGTGTTCGCAAAGCAGCATTCTCGGACACCACCGACAGCCACGCGGCCCTCAAACGGGGTAACTCCATTCTGTCGGGAATATCAAATATTATCTGCCCGGTATACATGCCTGGGTGTTTTAAAGACGTTATGAACATGCCCTCCTGCAGTGCAGTACAAGGGTAGATATCTTCAATGAGATTCGAAGGCACACGGCACTGCTTCTGCGCCAGGTCGACAATAGCATGCCTCGTCGGCCCATGCAAGAGGGCAAACGGAGGTGAAGATTCCCATGTACGGTCTATTGTTTGGATCAAACCTGCACGTTTTGATTGCTCAGCCAGCGTACTCTGCGACGAAAGGATATCCTTGGCTTGTAGTATAAGCCCGGCCGCCCTGGCCGCTGCAACGAGGCGAATGGCTTGGAGTGAATCCCCCCCGAGGCGCAGGAAAGTGTCGTCCATGCCTATCAAGTCGATGGGTAGGTTCAGCACATTGCTATACAGACTTCGGATGGTTGCTTCTTTGGGTGTGGATGGAGGACGTTTACCACCCGCGGGCGAGAGTAGAAAACATTGAACGTCCCGTCTCGAGAGGGCAGCAGCTCGGGTTCTCAAGGCTTTGCGGTCTGTTTTCCCGGATGCAGTTTGAGGGAGAGTTGATATAGGAATGAATATATCTGGAACCATGTAGCTGGGTAGATGTGTTTGTAGATGCTTCTTGCTGATGGCGAATTGCTCCATGATCTGCGATTGCGGCGCCAGGAAGAGACGATCTCCCGTGTTGCCTATGACGGAATCAGTGTTAGATGGACGGACTAAGACAAAGGCAATGAGCTTTTCCGATCCATCGTCGGAAAAGGTGACCTTTTCGACAATGACCTCGGCATTGTCGTTCGGGAGGGTCAGTTGGAGATGGTGTTCGATATCAGGGAGCTCGACCCGCTGGCCCCGAATCTTCACTTGAGCATCTTTGCGGCCGTGTAGCAGCAGCGCACCGGTTATGCTGTCCAGGGAGGCCAAATCCCCGGTGCGGTAGACTCGGTGCTGATAAGAGGTGCCCTTGCGGTGCCGGCGCAGCCATGCGGGTGTATCAATAAATGCCTGGCGAGTCGCTTTGGGATCGTTGAGATAGCCGCGACCAACAATGGGCCCTTCCACGAGGAGTTCCCCGACTGTACCGGTTGGCATCAGCTCCTCTGGGTTCTCCGGACTAATAATCCAGGCTGTCGCTCCTGTGGTGTACCCGATGTTCCGAGGATCAACCGCAGCCTCCACCCTAGACTGTACAGACACGTTGACGGAACATTCGGCTGGCCCGTATGCGTTCATGCAGCGAATTCCCATTTCTTTGTATGCTCTTGCATCGGAGGGGCGCATCAACTCGCCTCCCACGATCAGGGTGGGTGGCGGGTTGCAACATTCTGTCCATGGCACCGTCCTCGCAAAGGATGGGGTCATAAAGCAGTGGGAGATCCGTAGGTTCTTATAAGACACAACGAAGAGGTTTGGGTCGCTTCGTTCCGACTCGCTCATTACGCATAAACAGCCGCCCGCCATTAGAGTACTGAGCGTCTCCATGATGCTGACATCGAAGGCATACGAGGCAAATTGAAGAACGCGCGACGTCGAATCGATGCCAAATACCTTCAGGTGTGAACGAGCTCCCGAGCAATATGATCGATGCTCAATGACAATGCCTTTAGGCTTTCCTGTCGAACCCGACGTGAACGCGATATAAGCGGCGTTTTCAGGTCGAGATCGTGTGTGGCCAGCTTGGCCGGGACTCGGCAAGCATGCCCGGCTTAGATGCTCCACGACCAGGACAGAAAACATCTCCAAACACTGTTTACTGAGTTTCTCACTCGTAAGGATAAACCTTGCCTGGATTTCCTTAGATATCTCCTCCACCCTGCTCCGTGGATGGGATGGATCCAGAAGCGTGAATGCTCCTCCGCTCTTGAGAACGCCCAATATTGCAACCGTTGTCCATCGGGACTTCTGCATGTATATGGGTATAATGCTCTCTGGTCCGA from Aspergillus fumigatus Af293 chromosome 8, whole genome shotgun sequence includes the following:
- the ftmA gene encoding nonribosomal peptide synthetase ftmA, with product MAMALAVGAPSEQRGNLPYNTLKDGPTVDSMKATTDGKNGQGESAFWDTCVHTVFREHCQRAPNSPAVNAWDGSFTYAELDSLSDAIASVLILSGVGPESIIPIYMQKSRWTTVAILGVLKSGGAFTLLDPSHPRSRVEEISKEIQARFILTSEKLSKQCLEMFSVLVVEHLSRACLPSPGQAGHTRSRPENAAYIAFTSGSTGKPKGIVIEHRSYCSGARSHLKVFGIDSTSRVLQFASYAFDVSIMETLSTLMAGGCLCVMSESERSDPNLFVVSYKNLRISHCFMTPSFARTVPWTECCNPPPTLIVGGELMRPSDARAYKEMGIRCMNAYGPAECSVNVSVQSRVEAAVDPRNIGYTTGATAWIISPENPEELMPTGTVGELLVEGPIVGRGYLNDPKATRQAFIDTPAWLRRHRKGTSYQHRVYRTGDLASLDSITGALLLHGRKDAQVKIRGQRVELPDIEHHLQLTLPNDNAEVIVEKVTFSDDGSEKLIAFVLVRPSNTDSVIGNTGDRLFLAPQSQIMEQFAISKKHLQTHLPSYMVPDIFIPISTLPQTASGKTDRKALRTRAAALSRRDVQCFLLSPAGGKRPPSTPKEATIRSLYSNVLNLPIDLIGMDDTFLRLGGDSLQAIRLVAAARAAGLILQAKDILSSQSTLAEQSKRAGLIQTIDRTWESSPPFALLHGPTRHAIVDLAQKQCRVPSNLIEDIYPCTALQEGMFITSLKHPGMYTGQIIFDIPDRMELPRLRAAWLSVVSENAALRTRIIETHEGLMQAVIVDDFVWEEETDEMLLSSDGEALEITKIGVPLVRFRYRPRHRQLMMTIHHSIWDGWSLRLVHEQLHRAYIGRDLLPSTSYRSFIQYTQELQGADEFWASELAGVNAPIFPTLPSGNYRPRVNASHRHVVRNLASTGKEEHTAATYIHLAWSLLVAHYTDADETVYGVTVNGRSADVPGVENIVGPTIATVPTRIRVNEEDTVEMALDHVQDALARMIPYEQAGLQRISRCSRDASEACRFQTLLIIEAPTDSDVDCEKNEAGNFSIIGGTTQTGMDYTAFSSYAMMLVFRTSANKSAISFDITYDAQVIGHDEVERMAHQFEHVLRHIYTLATGRIGDISFIGPRDIEQVQQWNSSMPPADNRFLQELIFAQCSRRPQASAIISWDGSWTYRELWAHSSFFARQLQRYGVTRGTPVAVCLDRSRWSIAVILGVLLARGTCVLIDLLAPRQRVRDILQIAGTGILVHSHATATLTSGLCPTVVNVSFLAAQSDSSQPEFPFTLETWGGTPEDLAFIIFTSGSTGHPKGIEMPHRTLSTSISHHSAGMRVTSSSRVLHFSSYAFDVSIYEIFTTLAAGGTICVPSEFDRMNNLAGFIQDTQVNWAFLTPSTARSLNPADVPLLTTLVLGGEAVTHESVEVWAKGRSLINGYGPAEATICGVGNIPEAGWKSGVVGRIIGGLGWVTVPSDPNRLAAVGAVGELLLEGPFLARGYLNLPEVTKAAFIDPPSWRTRIPAPSPYSFLYRTGDLVRYQPDGSIQYVGRKDSRVKLRGQLVDLGAVEASVMRVYPAAGQVVADVLVSENTARLIAMVKLGPSVTENHDGPMFAAPDLVFNEAAASIQARLRAIVPAYMVPSMFIPLRHIPRTLTGKTDRRRLRDKILSLSHSDLQRYMMSSSTKTPMSDDNERRLQEIWAEVLQLPCEAIGREDSFLSLGGESLATMKMVALARRVGFMFAVTDVMNNTSLSTLARSRHLITEQAILTSSPSLSLPTIEGESLQEILRPLLNAGHIQGGNDIAAIHPVTAAQAFLVQRYPWSHFQFDLSGAVSPSKLQTACTALMARFTILRTVFVEHAGCLLQLVLREVPNRVHEITTNEPLDDFCNSVCQQQQDVCVVNSTTLPTLFTLVSNRQLNRHRLLLRLAHAQYDLTTIPLIVQSLADEYNRTLRSGFSADFGYYLSHHKRQNNDDRSHNFWKRYLSGSSMMSTNQTADPTTVQERVFHVTGSCIIIPTSHPPDITIATAVKAAVCLVLAARTGCTDIVIGQTVDARCSSADSTLDQIVGPCTNYIPYRLSVCCSKTALEYLRSAQAQHTTCLRYSSLDFDQIVAKCTSWPSSTQFGYIVQHQDTGAELALTLGGDTTSLPMTSYGRVFPQGEVWIGSTPCSTGLRIDVIALSAVLSQKDAQTMAEEVGAALEKLLGCGYRRLSHLIGNTFAT